The Pseudomonas entomophila genome segment GGACGAAGAGCGCCGCATCGAGTTCCTCCAGCACGAGCTGAAGAACCGCCGGCCCTTGCTGCCGGCGCACTTCAAGCCGGCTGCCGAGACGGCCGAGGTGCTGGCCACCTGTCGTGAGATCGCGGCTGCGCCGGCCGCTTCGCTGGGCTCTTATGTGATCTCCATGGCCGGCGCGGCTTCAGATGTGCTGGCGGTTCAATTGCTGCTCAAGGAAGCCGGGCTGACCCGGCCGATGCGCGTGGTACCGCTGTTCGAGACCCTGGCCGACCTGGACCACGCCGGGCCGGTGATGGAGCGCTTGCTGGGGTTGCCGGGCTATCGCGCGGGATTGCACGGCCCGCAGGAAGTGATGATCGGCTACTCCGACTCGGCCAAGGATGCCGGCACCACGGCGGCTGCATGGGCCCAGTATCGTGCCCAGGAGAACCTGGTGCGTATCTGCCGTGAGCACCAGGTCGAACTGCTGCTGTTCCATGGCCGTGGTGGCACTGTGGGGCGCGGCGGTGGCCCGGCCCACGCGGCGATCCTGTCGCAGCCGCCAGGCTCGGTGGGAGGCCGTTTCCGCACCACCGAGCAGGGCGAAATGATCCGCTTCAAGTTCGGCCTCCCTGGTATCGCCGAACAGAACCTCAACCTGTACCTTGCCGCCGTGCTGGAGGCGACCCTGCTGCCGCCGCCACCGCCTGAACCTGCATGGCGCGCGCTGATGGACCAATTGGCCGCCGACGGCGTGAAGGCCTACCGCGGCGTGGTGCGGGACAACCCGGACTTCGTCGAGTACTTCCGTCAGTCCACTCCGGAGCAAGAGCTCGGGCGCCTGCCGCTGGGCAGCCGCCCGGCCAAGCGTCGGGCCGGCGGGATCGAGAGTCTGCGGGCGATCCCGTGGATCTTCGGTTGGACTCAGACGCGCCTGATGCTGCCGGCCTGGCTGGGTTGGGAGACCGCGTTGAGCAACGCGCTGGCGCGGGGGCAGGCCGACCTGCTGGCGCAAATGCGTGAGCAGTGGCCGTTCTTCCGCACCCGCATCGACATGCTCGAGATGGTCCTGGCCAAGGCCGACACGCAGATAGCCGAGGCCTACGACGAACGTCTGGTGCAACCGCCGCTGCTACCGTTGGGCGCGCACCTGCGCGACCTATTGTCGCAGTCGTGCCAGGTGGTGCTGGGCTTGACCGGGCAGCAGGTGCTACTGGCGCATAGCCCGGAAACCCTGGAATTCATCCGCCTGCGCAACACCTACCTGGACCCGTTGCACCGCTTGCAGGCCGAGCTGCTGGCCCGTTCTCGCAGCCGCGAAGCCGCTCTGGACAGCCCGTTGGAGCAGGCCTTGCTGGTCACCGTGGCCGGTATCGCCGCCGGTTTGCGCAACACCGGCTGAGTTGCCCAGGAGGTCCGCGCACGTACTGTACCTGCCACTGCCAGGCAGGGCAGGGATGGCTGGTTGCGCCGGGCGCAACCAGCCCCCCGGCGGGCCGCGATTGGCGCGTTCCTGCCACTTTGGGACGCTTGTCGGGGGGGCGGGCGCTGTGTATCTTGAGCAGCCTTTTGACCGATTTTGCGGTCTCGTCCGATTTTCCGGAGTTGGCCTTGTGCGCCGAATCCGTTGATTTGCATAGAAAAATATGAGGAGCACAAGATGCGCGTAATTCTGCTGGGAGCTCCCGGGGCCGGTAAAGGTACTCAGGCAAAGTTCATCACCGAGAAGTTCGGTATTCCCCAGATCTCCACCGGTGACATGCTGCGTGCCGCCGTCAAGGCAGGCACCCCGCTTGGCCTG includes the following:
- the ppc gene encoding phosphoenolpyruvate carboxylase, which encodes MSDIDQRLREDVHLLGELLGETIRQQHGEAFLQKIEDIRHSAKADRRGEGEQLSSTLGDLAEEDLLPVARAFNQFLNLANIAEQYQLIRRRDADQPEPFEARVLPELLARLKAAGHGNDALARQLARLDIQLVLTAHPTEVARRTLIQKYDAIAAQLAAQDHRDLIPAERQQVRERLRRLIAEAWHTEEIRRTRPTPVDEAKWGFAVIEHSLWQAVPSHLRKVDKALFEATGLRLPLESAPVRFASWMGGDRDGNPNVTAVVTREVLLLARWMAADLFLRDIDYLAAELSMQQASDALREQVGDSAEPYRALLKQLRDRLRATRAWAHASLAGPQAASAAVLVDNRELIAPLELCYQSLHACGMGVIADGPLLDCLRRAVTFGLFLVRLDVRQDAARHRDALSEITDYLGLGRYADWDEERRIEFLQHELKNRRPLLPAHFKPAAETAEVLATCREIAAAPAASLGSYVISMAGAASDVLAVQLLLKEAGLTRPMRVVPLFETLADLDHAGPVMERLLGLPGYRAGLHGPQEVMIGYSDSAKDAGTTAAAWAQYRAQENLVRICREHQVELLLFHGRGGTVGRGGGPAHAAILSQPPGSVGGRFRTTEQGEMIRFKFGLPGIAEQNLNLYLAAVLEATLLPPPPPEPAWRALMDQLAADGVKAYRGVVRDNPDFVEYFRQSTPEQELGRLPLGSRPAKRRAGGIESLRAIPWIFGWTQTRLMLPAWLGWETALSNALARGQADLLAQMREQWPFFRTRIDMLEMVLAKADTQIAEAYDERLVQPPLLPLGAHLRDLLSQSCQVVLGLTGQQVLLAHSPETLEFIRLRNTYLDPLHRLQAELLARSRSREAALDSPLEQALLVTVAGIAAGLRNTG